One window from the genome of Magnolia sinica isolate HGM2019 chromosome 4, MsV1, whole genome shotgun sequence encodes:
- the LOC131243618 gene encoding type I inositol polyphosphate 5-phosphatase 8 isoform X2, giving the protein MDGFPRKRLLIGAVENLKRPRFEPDAPAVSETQNLRMFVGTWNVGGKAPHGGLNLKDWLSTPTPADIYVLGFQEIVPLNAGNVLGAEDNGPAAKWLSLIRKALNSSSRRDLDFGQNYNRATTPPEEPNQKPRVSFSDLLSLEDEIEEEGLEFSEDFPSIADFFSSGLPRSGSTTRGSYCLAASKQMVGIFLCVWVRNDLNRHISNLKVSCVGRGIMGYLGNKGSISISMTLHQTTFCFVCTHLTSGEKEGDELRRNSDVMEILKKTRFLQSHRLSSPAFSPDSILEHDKIIWLGDLNYRLASGYGDTQELLQKNNWQALLDKDQLRIEQKAGRVFKGWEEGRIYFAPTYKYLENSDRYAMQTTKSRDKRRTPAWCDRILWRGEGMKQMWYTRGESRFSDHRPVHSLFTVHVDVASKSKVRRSGIPTTATNSSSCARVQAEERLLMFTRTESCLQPTSSRWF; this is encoded by the exons ATGGATGGTTTTCCTCGAAAAAGATTACTCATAG GAGCCGTGGAAAATCTGAAACGGCCGCGATTCGAACCGGATGCGCCGGCTGTCTCTGAGACTCAGAACCTAAG GATGTTTGTGGGGACTTGGAATGTTGGAGGGAAAGCGCCGCACGGGGGCTTGAATTTGAAGGATTGGCTCAGCACTCCCACTCCAGCTGACATTTACGTCCTCGG GTTTCAGGAAATCGTCCCTTTGAATGCAGGGAACGTCCTGGGAGCAGAGGACAACGGTCCTGCCGCGAAATGGCTTTCCCTGATACGCAAAGCCTTGAATAGCAGCAGCAGAAGAGACCTCGATTTTGGCCAGAATTACAACAGAGCCACCACCCCACCTGAAGAACCGAACCAGAAGCCGAGGGTTAGCTTTTCTGATCTTCTCTCTTTAGAAGACGAGATTGAAGAAGAGGGCTTGGAATTTAGCGAGGATTTCCCGAGCATTGCCGATTTCTTCTCGTCTGGGTTGCCGAGGAGCGGCAGCACGACACGTGGCAGCTATTGCTTGGCCGCCAGCAAGCAGATGGTGGGCATTTTCTTGTGCGTCTGGGTGCGCAATGACCTCAACCGGCACATTAGCAATTTGAAGGTGTCGTGCGTCGGGAGAGGCATCATGGGCTATTTGGGAAATAAG GGCTCAATTTCCATTAGCATGACACTGCACCAGACGACATTCTGCTTTGTCTGCACCCATCTGACCTCGGGCGAGAAGGAAGGAGATGAGCTCCGGAGAAATTCTGATGTCATGGAAATCCTAAAGAAGACGAGGTTTCTGCAATCTCATAGATTGTCCAGCCCAGCATTTTCCCCTGACAGCATCTTAGAACACGA CAAGATTATCTGGCTTGGGGACCTAAATTATCGCCTTGCTTCGGGATATGGTGACACACAAGAGCTGTTGCAGAAGAACAATTGGCAAGCTCTGTTAGATAAAGACCAG CTACGGATTGAGCAGAAGGCAGGCCGAGTATTTAAAGGATGGGAAGAGGGGAGGATATATTTCGCTCCTACATACAAATACCTTGAGAATTCAGATCGGTATGCCATGCAAACCACTAAATCCAGGGATAAGCGACGAACGCCTGCCTG GTGCGACCGCATCTTGTGGCGGGGGGAAGGGATGAAGCAGATGTGGTACACAAGGGGCGAGTCAAGGTTCTCAGATCACCGTCCGGTCCACTCGCTCTTCACCGTACACGTGGACGTGGCCAGCAAAAGCAAGGTCAGGAGATCCGGTATCCCCACGACAGCAACAAACTCCTCATCGTGCGCCAGAGTACAGGCCGAGGAGAGGCTGCTCATGTTCACAAGGACAGAAAGCTGCCTTCAACCAACCTCATCTAGGTGGTTCTGA
- the LOC131243618 gene encoding type I inositol polyphosphate 5-phosphatase 8 isoform X1 produces MRTETCRNSKSSWPKTVVRKWLNIKSRADEFHSDYGIIGGMEERRKSCSDKDRYVPLKGNILSGAVENLKRPRFEPDAPAVSETQNLRMFVGTWNVGGKAPHGGLNLKDWLSTPTPADIYVLGFQEIVPLNAGNVLGAEDNGPAAKWLSLIRKALNSSSRRDLDFGQNYNRATTPPEEPNQKPRVSFSDLLSLEDEIEEEGLEFSEDFPSIADFFSSGLPRSGSTTRGSYCLAASKQMVGIFLCVWVRNDLNRHISNLKVSCVGRGIMGYLGNKGSISISMTLHQTTFCFVCTHLTSGEKEGDELRRNSDVMEILKKTRFLQSHRLSSPAFSPDSILEHDKIIWLGDLNYRLASGYGDTQELLQKNNWQALLDKDQLRIEQKAGRVFKGWEEGRIYFAPTYKYLENSDRYAMQTTKSRDKRRTPAWCDRILWRGEGMKQMWYTRGESRFSDHRPVHSLFTVHVDVASKSKVRRSGIPTTATNSSSCARVQAEERLLMFTRTESCLQPTSSRWF; encoded by the exons TCTTCGTGGCCGAAAACAGTGGTGAGAAAATGGCTAAACATAAAGAGCAGAGCCGACGAATTCCATTCCGATTACGGGATAATAG GAGGGATGGAAGAGAGGCGGAAGAGCTGCTCAGACAAGGACCGCTACGTTCCCCTAAAGGGGAATATATTGTCAG GAGCCGTGGAAAATCTGAAACGGCCGCGATTCGAACCGGATGCGCCGGCTGTCTCTGAGACTCAGAACCTAAG GATGTTTGTGGGGACTTGGAATGTTGGAGGGAAAGCGCCGCACGGGGGCTTGAATTTGAAGGATTGGCTCAGCACTCCCACTCCAGCTGACATTTACGTCCTCGG GTTTCAGGAAATCGTCCCTTTGAATGCAGGGAACGTCCTGGGAGCAGAGGACAACGGTCCTGCCGCGAAATGGCTTTCCCTGATACGCAAAGCCTTGAATAGCAGCAGCAGAAGAGACCTCGATTTTGGCCAGAATTACAACAGAGCCACCACCCCACCTGAAGAACCGAACCAGAAGCCGAGGGTTAGCTTTTCTGATCTTCTCTCTTTAGAAGACGAGATTGAAGAAGAGGGCTTGGAATTTAGCGAGGATTTCCCGAGCATTGCCGATTTCTTCTCGTCTGGGTTGCCGAGGAGCGGCAGCACGACACGTGGCAGCTATTGCTTGGCCGCCAGCAAGCAGATGGTGGGCATTTTCTTGTGCGTCTGGGTGCGCAATGACCTCAACCGGCACATTAGCAATTTGAAGGTGTCGTGCGTCGGGAGAGGCATCATGGGCTATTTGGGAAATAAG GGCTCAATTTCCATTAGCATGACACTGCACCAGACGACATTCTGCTTTGTCTGCACCCATCTGACCTCGGGCGAGAAGGAAGGAGATGAGCTCCGGAGAAATTCTGATGTCATGGAAATCCTAAAGAAGACGAGGTTTCTGCAATCTCATAGATTGTCCAGCCCAGCATTTTCCCCTGACAGCATCTTAGAACACGA CAAGATTATCTGGCTTGGGGACCTAAATTATCGCCTTGCTTCGGGATATGGTGACACACAAGAGCTGTTGCAGAAGAACAATTGGCAAGCTCTGTTAGATAAAGACCAG CTACGGATTGAGCAGAAGGCAGGCCGAGTATTTAAAGGATGGGAAGAGGGGAGGATATATTTCGCTCCTACATACAAATACCTTGAGAATTCAGATCGGTATGCCATGCAAACCACTAAATCCAGGGATAAGCGACGAACGCCTGCCTG GTGCGACCGCATCTTGTGGCGGGGGGAAGGGATGAAGCAGATGTGGTACACAAGGGGCGAGTCAAGGTTCTCAGATCACCGTCCGGTCCACTCGCTCTTCACCGTACACGTGGACGTGGCCAGCAAAAGCAAGGTCAGGAGATCCGGTATCCCCACGACAGCAACAAACTCCTCATCGTGCGCCAGAGTACAGGCCGAGGAGAGGCTGCTCATGTTCACAAGGACAGAAAGCTGCCTTCAACCAACCTCATCTAGGTGGTTCTGA